The window TATTGGAATTTAATAGATTTAGCGGATCAATTTGATGAATTGAACAATTCTTCAATGGGAACATCACTTAATTACATACGACACTTGATCGCAACAAAGAAAATATCTATTGACATGTATAAGAACTTCGTTCCTAGAAACGTCCTGTTGGAGGAAGTTGAAATACCTGATCAAGTTTTATATAAGGGTGAAATAAATAATGGATTTATTAGTTAATGAAATTATAAGGGATAAAACAAATGAGATAAACTATAGAGTTCTTTGGATAGATAGCAATAATACTATTGGTTATGTAATTGATATAGATGCAAAAAATGCTCTACCTAGAAAGATTATAGTGGCTGAAATAATTCAAGGTATAATAACGGGTGATAATAGTAAGATTAGAGAAGATGAACATGCTAAAAAGCACATTTATAGAAACCCTTCTCAGAAAGATATAGAGAAGAAGGACAAAGCTTGGGAGGTTATTTCAGACATTATCTCTTTGGAACCAGACATATATTCAAGGAATAAAAGAGGTAAATATATAGATAGGGTTATTCAAAAACACGGAACAACCAAGGTAACTGTCTATAAATATTTAAGGAAATATTGGCAAAGGGGCAAAACCAAGGAGTGTTTACTACCTGACTATGACAATGTAGGTAGAAATACGCCTAAAGAGAATAGAAAAGGTGGTCGTCCTAATTCCAAAGGTTACAGAACCCGTAATATTGATGAACAAACCCAAGAGATATTCAAGAGAGCGTATAAAAAGTATTATTTGAACCACAAAAAGAATAGTTTATCGTACGCATATAAAATGATGATTAGAGAGTTTTATGCAATAGATATATATTTTAAAGATGGTCGTGAACATGTCATTTTAAACGACGAAGAAGAGCTGCCATCAATAAATCAGTTTCGTTATTGGTACCGTAATTTGATCTCACCAGATGAAGGTATTAAAAAGCGTGAAGGGTTCAAAGCATTTGAAAGAGATTCAAGAGCTTTGTTGGGATCTTCTACTTACGAAGTGTTTGGTCCTGGGTCTAAGTACCAAATAGATGCAACACCCTGTAATGTTTACCTAGTTTCTAGATACAATCAGGAATGGATTATTGGTCGGCCAGTTTTATATTTAGTAATAGATGTTTATAGTCGAATGATAGTAGGCATGTACGTTGGATTAGAGGGGCCATCCTGGATTGGTATGATGATGGCATTATATAATACAGCTTCAAATAAACAAGAATTTTGCGGAAAGTATGGAATCACTATAACCAAAGAGGACTGGCCCTCTCAAGGGTTACCAGAAACAATTGTGGGCGATAGAGGAGAGTTAGAAGGTCTAAATATAAATCAAGCAATTAATGGATTAAACATTAGTATTGAACTAAATCCAGCATATAGACCAGATTGGAAAGGGATTGTAGAAAAGCTACTTGATAAATCTCAATCGAATTTAAAGCCATTTTTACCGGGGTATGTTGATACGACTTATAGGGAAAGAGGCATGAGAGATTATAGAGTTGACGCAGCATTAACCATTGAAAAATACACAGAAATCATTATTCATTTTATTCTGCATCACAACAAGAATTTATATATGGCTAATTATACTAGAGATAATGAGATGATTCGTGATGAAGTTAAGCCTACACCACTAAATGTTTGGAGTTGGGGAATAAAGAATCGAACCGGTAAGTTAAAAGAAGTAGATGAAGATATATTAAAATTTTATTTGTTACCAACTCATACAGCTTCTGTGACAGCAAAAGGTATAAAATTTAAAAAGCTGTTATATAATTGTGCTTCAGCATTAAAACACTCTTGGTTTTCAAAGGCAAGACAAGATGGGACCTGGAAAGTTAAAATCTCTTATGATCCAAGAAACTTAGATCAAATTTTTATTCATAAAGATGACCCCAAATATCCATTTGAAGTTTGTAGCTTATTGGAGCATCAAGAAAGTTATAAAAGTAGAACATATGAAGAGATCCTTCAGCTTTTTGATAATGAAAAAGTCAATTACTCAAATTCAAAATTTGATATTTTACAAAACGAGGTAAATTTTATGGAGACTATAGAATCCATTGTACGAGAAGCAGAACAAAAGAAGAACGAATCAGAAAAGTATGCGCCTGTAAAATCGAATTCAGAAAAAACAAAAGGGATTCGAAGAAATAGAAAAATGGACAAATTGATGACTAGACAAGATGAATATTTTAAATTAAGTCAAGAAAATGAATTAAGTTCTGAACCTCCAAAACAGAATGAAAGTAAAAGCAATGTTGTTAAGTTGAATAATAAGCAACCTTCAGTAAAAGATCTGTATATGAAAAAAAGGATGAAACGAAAAAATGAGGAATAACGAAGATAATTTTATAAGGTTTAATAATGGGAAAATGGGGATAAAAGCTACGTATTTAAAACAGAACTTAACTGAATATCAAGGAAACCCCTTTATTGAGGCCCTCCCCCCTATTCTGTCTATTGAAGAAGCTTATGAGTTATTAAGTTATTATCCCCCTTATGATAATGAAGAGCGGAATTTACCCGTTCATCAGAGACTTCATGCGATCTTGCGCTTAAAAAGAGTATTTGAACCGCTTGAAAGAACTTTAGAATTGGAAAAGACATTCTCCAAGATAATTAGGCATAGTTATATTAATCGAAATCCTTTAGAAAAAGAACACATTGAAATTCTTAGTGAACTCTATAGTAAATTATCAACCGGATCCCAAGACTTAACATTGAATAGAGACCTCCGTCCAGCTTCGTTAAGTTTTTCTATTATTGGTTATCCCGGAGTTGGGAAATCTTCTTCAATTGAAATGATATTGGCGCTTTACCCACAGGTTATTGTTCATCGTGAGGGCCTTAATGTTATTCAAATAGTATGGATAAAATTAAACTGTCCTCATGATGGATCATTAAAAACCTTATGTATGTCATTCTTTCAGAAGATTGATGAATTAATTGGCTCTGATTATTTATATAAGTTTGGTCACAAGAGAAACTCTATTAGTTCAATGATAATACATATGGGTCATTTAGCGAAGCTGCACGGGATAAGTGTTATCGTAATAGATGAAATTCAGCATTTACTCACCTCTAAAGGTGACGTTCCTGAGCAAATGATGAATTTCTTTGTGACTATAGTTAATGAAATAGGTATATCAGTTGTTATAGTTGGAACAATGAAAGCTAAAGGGCTCTTACAGAAGGACTTTCGACAGGCTAGACGTTCAGCTGATGTTGGTAACATTGTATGGCAGCAAATGAATAGGGACGAAAACTGGGACGTCTTTATGATGAGTCTTTGGGAATATCAGTGGACTAAAAATGTTACACCTCTTACCGAGGATTTTTCCAAAATTCTATATGAAGAAAGCCAAGGAATAAAAGATATAGCTATTAAAATCTATATGATTGCCCAAACTAACGCAATAGTTACAGGCTTAGAAACAATTACCGAACCATTAATTAGAAGCATTATTAATAATGAATTAAGTATAGTTAAACCAATGATTGATGCTTTAAAAAAAGGTGACATAAATCGACTGTTGCTGTATGATGATTTAAATCCATTTGATGTTGAAAATTATATCAATGAACAAATTGAGTATGAAAACATCAAAGAAAAAATGAGAAGTAAAGCTATTGATGAACAAAAGAAAGTCCAAAACGAGAATCGTTCAATATCTGCTAAAGTAATAATGTCGCTTGTGAATTTGGGAATTGAGCCAGAAATTGCAGAACAAACAACTGAGTCAATAATTAAAAAGAAGAAAAACTATAAGGAAACTGAATTAATGCAGGTGGTTTTATCACAGGTTGAGAAAAAGAAAGAAGAAACACGAGAACCAACTAATAAAGATAAAAAGGGACTTGAATGCCGGTTGAAATCGGTTATAGAAAATGGGAGGAACCAGAAGCAAACTGCCTATGAATCATTGTTAGAAAAAGGGTATATAGCTTCTCCGAGTGAAGACTTTTTGTGAGGAGCTGAAACATTGTTAAGTCAATTTCCTACCATTTATGATGATGAGCTACTTTATAGTATATTGACTAGGTATCATATCATGAGTGGTAATACAGAAGTTAAAACTACACTTAAAGAATTGGTTGGAAAAAAGAAGGTCAAAGTATCTCCAGATTTGCCAACGGATTTGTCGTATTTATGGCAAGTCACATGTCATTTTAATATTTGGAAGAATACAAAACAGTTAGTGAAAAAGCATACATTCTTTAACTATTATCATGCTTTTAACAAATCTAAAGGTAAGAAAGTGATTAATTATCTAACGAACACAAAAGAATATCAAAATATCCATACGTCTTTTGGTCAAGTAGCCAATAGCATTAAAGATCATAAGAATTTGCAGTTATGTCCAGATTGTTTAAAGGAAGATTTAGAACAAAAAGGTGAGGCTTTTTGGAGATTAAGCTTTCAACTACCCAGCGTTAAAATTTGTTTAAAACATAGTAAGTCATTGTACTCAAGTTCAGTATTATTTAGGAATAAGGATTTTGAATTTTCTCAACTTCCTTCTCTTAATGATATCTATTATCTTGATGTTAAAGAATATAGTGGCACTGAGAAGATCCATTTGAAATATCTTGCAGAAGAGAGCCTCAAACTACTCAGTGGTAAGTATTCATTTGAAATTGGGACTATAGCTTTGATATACAAGAAATTATTATTCCTTCATGGGTATATAAGTCCTAAAGGGTTTGTTTATCAAGAGAAATTAGCTAAAGATTTTATTGATTTTTATGGTGAAGAATTCTTAGAACAATTACAGTCTAAAATAGAGCCTTATAAACAAACATGTTGGTTAAAAACTATTACACGGAAACATCGGAAAGCTTTTCATCCGCTTAGACACATGCTCCTTATAAACTTTTTTGGTGAAACTGTAAATTCAGTTTATAAAATGAATGAATTAAATTCAACACCATTTGGTCTCCCACCGTATCCTTGTTTAAATCCCGCATCAAACCATTATAAAGAATATAAAATAAATAATGTTTATGTTACACGCTGTTCCAAAACGGGGAATCCGATTGGCACATTTTCTTGCAATTGCGGTTTTGAATATTGTAGAAAAGGTCCAGATCAAGAGAAAGAAGATAAATTTAGAATAGGTCGAGTAAAGAAATATGGGGATGTGTGGATTAACGAAGTAAGAAGAAAAATATACAAAGATAGAATAAGCTATCGCCAATGTGCAAGGGATTTTAATGTAGATACGAACACTGTAATTAAATACGCATCTGAAAAAATAAGGTGTTCAAAAAACAATGATTTGAGCCAAATTAGAGATCTTAGTATTACGAAAAAGAGTGAATGGTTACAACTCATAAGTAAGCATCCTCTGAAAA of the Halalkalibacillus sediminis genome contains:
- a CDS encoding Mu transposase C-terminal domain-containing protein encodes the protein MDLLVNEIIRDKTNEINYRVLWIDSNNTIGYVIDIDAKNALPRKIIVAEIIQGIITGDNSKIREDEHAKKHIYRNPSQKDIEKKDKAWEVISDIISLEPDIYSRNKRGKYIDRVIQKHGTTKVTVYKYLRKYWQRGKTKECLLPDYDNVGRNTPKENRKGGRPNSKGYRTRNIDEQTQEIFKRAYKKYYLNHKKNSLSYAYKMMIREFYAIDIYFKDGREHVILNDEEELPSINQFRYWYRNLISPDEGIKKREGFKAFERDSRALLGSSTYEVFGPGSKYQIDATPCNVYLVSRYNQEWIIGRPVLYLVIDVYSRMIVGMYVGLEGPSWIGMMMALYNTASNKQEFCGKYGITITKEDWPSQGLPETIVGDRGELEGLNINQAINGLNISIELNPAYRPDWKGIVEKLLDKSQSNLKPFLPGYVDTTYRERGMRDYRVDAALTIEKYTEIIIHFILHHNKNLYMANYTRDNEMIRDEVKPTPLNVWSWGIKNRTGKLKEVDEDILKFYLLPTHTASVTAKGIKFKKLLYNCASALKHSWFSKARQDGTWKVKISYDPRNLDQIFIHKDDPKYPFEVCSLLEHQESYKSRTYEEILQLFDNEKVNYSNSKFDILQNEVNFMETIESIVREAEQKKNESEKYAPVKSNSEKTKGIRRNRKMDKLMTRQDEYFKLSQENELSSEPPKQNESKSNVVKLNNKQPSVKDLYMKKRMKRKNEE
- a CDS encoding ATP-binding protein, giving the protein MRNNEDNFIRFNNGKMGIKATYLKQNLTEYQGNPFIEALPPILSIEEAYELLSYYPPYDNEERNLPVHQRLHAILRLKRVFEPLERTLELEKTFSKIIRHSYINRNPLEKEHIEILSELYSKLSTGSQDLTLNRDLRPASLSFSIIGYPGVGKSSSIEMILALYPQVIVHREGLNVIQIVWIKLNCPHDGSLKTLCMSFFQKIDELIGSDYLYKFGHKRNSISSMIIHMGHLAKLHGISVIVIDEIQHLLTSKGDVPEQMMNFFVTIVNEIGISVVIVGTMKAKGLLQKDFRQARRSADVGNIVWQQMNRDENWDVFMMSLWEYQWTKNVTPLTEDFSKILYEESQGIKDIAIKIYMIAQTNAIVTGLETITEPLIRSIINNELSIVKPMIDALKKGDINRLLLYDDLNPFDVENYINEQIEYENIKEKMRSKAIDEQKKVQNENRSISAKVIMSLVNLGIEPEIAEQTTESIIKKKKNYKETELMQVVLSQVEKKKEETREPTNKDKKGLECRLKSVIENGRNQKQTAYESLLEKGYIASPSEDFL
- a CDS encoding TnsD family Tn7-like transposition protein; this translates as MLSQFPTIYDDELLYSILTRYHIMSGNTEVKTTLKELVGKKKVKVSPDLPTDLSYLWQVTCHFNIWKNTKQLVKKHTFFNYYHAFNKSKGKKVINYLTNTKEYQNIHTSFGQVANSIKDHKNLQLCPDCLKEDLEQKGEAFWRLSFQLPSVKICLKHSKSLYSSSVLFRNKDFEFSQLPSLNDIYYLDVKEYSGTEKIHLKYLAEESLKLLSGKYSFEIGTIALIYKKLLFLHGYISPKGFVYQEKLAKDFIDFYGEEFLEQLQSKIEPYKQTCWLKTITRKHRKAFHPLRHMLLINFFGETVNSVYKMNELNSTPFGLPPYPCLNPASNHYKEYKINNVYVTRCSKTGNPIGTFSCNCGFEYCRKGPDQEKEDKFRIGRVKKYGDVWINEVRRKIYKDRISYRQCARDFNVDTNTVIKYASEKIRCSKNNDLSQIRDLSITKKSEWLQLISKHPLKTKTELRKLNPALYIWLYRHEKNWFFKNSTTVKKSRKSVVRVEWGHRDEVMSKEVPTIITQLKKDTPPIRITKRRIGIALGNLSLIEKKLDYLPSLKRKIEENSENIRDFHYRKITWAIDEMIKSGEPLRVWKVRRVAGIKNMDEELRHYIFNEIKELI